One window of Bos indicus isolate NIAB-ARS_2022 breed Sahiwal x Tharparkar chromosome 18, NIAB-ARS_B.indTharparkar_mat_pri_1.0, whole genome shotgun sequence genomic DNA carries:
- the LOC109571613 gene encoding zinc finger protein 814-like isoform X2 codes for MRVVFNQLFSRSCFWSGEEKVETSFEQSVSVAVSQARTSKEPSSSQKTHPCEVCGPVLRGIFHLAEQQGTQHSKKLLKCRACAKGFSFSTDLRQHQEPHKQEKPPIISVDRSSFVKSSNFHVSGEPLTSKQVEDDFRSTSEHLKQQASHTGEKPNTVTHCMENLQSKKSHCTRGECKKAISPKHTLVQDHSACPERQRFVCSKCGKKFKYKSSFIVHQKAHTGDRLYECGDCGKSFRGSSALIQHRRIHTGARQYKCSKCGKSFSQEFVLIYPQRSNTGENCHVCYHCAQSSGHSSIFIQQRTVHTGEISYECTECRKSFKRKSDVIEHWRVHTGERPYECNECGKSFTSNSALHYHQRVHTGEKTHKCGECGKSFTSSSGLRYHQRIHTGERPYECTDCGKSFTQINHLIIHRRIHTGERPYECSECGKSFSHKSYLSQHQRVHTGERPFECNECGKSFTSGSALCYHQRVHTGEKPYECTDCGKSFTNGPILIRHRRVHTGERPYECNECGKSFTQRNHLNIHQRVHTGERPYECSECGKCFTSGSALRYHQKIHIGERPYECSECEKSFTSNSALRCHQRVHTGERPFDCSECGKSFRDSSQLNQHQRVHTGEKPYECTDCGRSFSQNSYLSKHRRVHTGERPYECSECEKSFTSVSALGYHQRVHTGERPYKCSDCGKSFTNSSILVRHRRVHTGERPHECSDCGKSFTQRIHLIIHRRVHTGERPYECSECGKSFTSRSTLHYHQRVHTGEKPYDCLKCGKSFSRKSNLSQHQRIHTGKRP; via the exons ATGAGAGTGGTCTTCAATCAACTTTTCTCCAGATCCT GCTTCTGGAGTGGAGAGGAGAAAGTTGAGACTTCCTTTGAACAGAGTGTTTCTGTGGCAGTGTCACAGGCCAGGACTTCCAAGGAACCTTCCTCTTCTCAGAAGACTCACCCCTGTGAAGTGTGTGGTCCAGTCTTGAGAGGTATTTTCCATTTGGCTGAGCAGCAGGGAACACAACACAGCAAGAAATTACTAAAGTGTAGGGCATGTGCAAAAGGATTTTCTTTCAGTACAGACCTTCGGCAGCACCAGGAGCCACACAAGCAAGAAAAACCACCCATAATCAGCGTGGACAGATCTTCATTTGTGAAGAGCTCCAATTTCCATGTGTCAGGAGAGCCTCTAACCAGCAAGCAAGTTGAGGATGACTTCAGAAGCACCTCAGAACATCTGAAGCAACAGGCCAGTCACACTGGGGAGAAGCCAAATACAGTCACCCACTGCATGGaaaatttacaaagcaaaaaaagTCATTGTACCAGGGGAGAATGCAAGAAAGCCATCAGTCCCAAACACACACTTGTTCAGGACCACAGTGCCTGCCCTGAAAGACAACGTTTTGTGTGCAGTAAATGTGGGAAAAAATTCAAGTATAAATCCTCATTTATTGTGCACCAGAAAGCCCACACTGGTGATAGGCTTTATGAGTGTGGTGACTGTGGAAAATCTTTCAGAGGAAGCTCAGCCCTCATTCAACATCGAAGAATTCATACTGGGGCAAGGCAGTACAAGTGCAGCAAATGTGGGAAATCCTTTAGCCAAGAATTCGTCCTCATTTATCCTCAGAGGAGTAACACTGGAGAAAATTGCCATGTGTGCTATCATTGTGCACAGTCTTCTGGCCATAGCTCCATCTTTATTCAACAACGGACAGTTCACACTGGAGAAATCAGTTATGAATGCACTGAGTGTAGGAAGTCCTTTAAACGAAAATCAGATGTAATTGAACACTGGAGGGTTCATACAGGAGAAAGGCCTTATGAGTGcaatgaatgtgggaaatcttttacTTCTAACTCTGCCCTCCATTatcatcagagagttcacactggagaaaagacTCATAAATGTGGGGAATGTGGGAAGTCTTTTACCTCTAGCTCTGGCCTGCGTtatcatcagagaattcacacagGAGAAAGGCCATATGAGTGTACTGATTGTGGGAAGTCTTTTACCCAAATAAACCATCTCATTATACACCGAAGAATTCACACAGGAGAAAGGCCTTatgagtgcagtgaatgtgggaaatcctTTAGCCATAAATCTTACCTGTCTCAACACCagagagttcacactggagaaaggccttttgaatgtaatgaatgtggaaaaTCTTTTACCTCTGGTTCTGCCCTCTGTTatcatcagagagttcacacaGGAGAAAAACCTTATGAGTGCACTGACTGTGGGAAATCCTTTACCAATGGACCAATACTCATCCGACACCGTCGAGTTCACACAGGAGAAAGGCCTTATGAATGCAATGAGTGTGGGAAATCCTTTACCCAAAGAAATCATCTCAACATACACCAGAGAGTTCACACAGGAGAGAGGCCTTATGAGTGCAGCGAATGTGGGAAATGTTTTACCTCTGGCTCTGCCCTTCGTTATCATCAGAAAATTCACATTGGAGAAAGGCCTTATGAGTGCAGCGAATGTGAGAAGTCTTTTACCTCTAACTCTGCCCTCCGTTGtcatcagagagttcacacaGGAGAAAGGCCTTTTGactgcagtgaatgtgggaaatcttttaGGGATAGTTCCCAGTTGAATCAACACCAGAGggttcacactggagaaaagccttatGAATGTACGGATTGTGGGAGATCCTTTAGCCAGAATTCATACCTCTCTAAACACCGgagagttcacactggagaaaggccttatgaGTGCAGTGAATGTGAGAAGTCTTTTACTTCTGTTTCTGCCCTTGGCTatcatcagagagttcacactggagaaCGGCCTTATAAGTGCAGTGACTGTGGGAAATCTTTTACCAATAGCTCGATACTCGTTCGACATCGGAGAGTTCACACAGGAGAAAGGCCTCATGAATGCAGTGACTGTGGGAAATCCTTTACCCAAAGAATTCACCTCATTATTCACCGGCGAGTTCACACAGGAGAAAGGCCTTAtgaatgcagtgaatgtgggaaatctttcACCTCTCGTTCCACCCTTCATTatcatcagagagttcacacGGGAGAAAAGCCGTATGACTGCCTCAAATGTGGGAAGTCTTTTAGCCGAAAATCTAACCTCTCTCagcatcagagaattcacactggaAAAAGGCCTTAG
- the LOC109571613 gene encoding zinc finger protein 256-like isoform X1 — protein sequence MAAAALRDPPQGGVTFEDVALSFSWKEWKLLDAAQRRLYHDVMVENYALISSLGFWSGEEKVETSFEQSVSVAVSQARTSKEPSSSQKTHPCEVCGPVLRGIFHLAEQQGTQHSKKLLKCRACAKGFSFSTDLRQHQEPHKQEKPPIISVDRSSFVKSSNFHVSGEPLTSKQVEDDFRSTSEHLKQQASHTGEKPNTVTHCMENLQSKKSHCTRGECKKAISPKHTLVQDHSACPERQRFVCSKCGKKFKYKSSFIVHQKAHTGDRLYECGDCGKSFRGSSALIQHRRIHTGARQYKCSKCGKSFSQEFVLIYPQRSNTGENCHVCYHCAQSSGHSSIFIQQRTVHTGEISYECTECRKSFKRKSDVIEHWRVHTGERPYECNECGKSFTSNSALHYHQRVHTGEKTHKCGECGKSFTSSSGLRYHQRIHTGERPYECTDCGKSFTQINHLIIHRRIHTGERPYECSECGKSFSHKSYLSQHQRVHTGERPFECNECGKSFTSGSALCYHQRVHTGEKPYECTDCGKSFTNGPILIRHRRVHTGERPYECNECGKSFTQRNHLNIHQRVHTGERPYECSECGKCFTSGSALRYHQKIHIGERPYECSECEKSFTSNSALRCHQRVHTGERPFDCSECGKSFRDSSQLNQHQRVHTGEKPYECTDCGRSFSQNSYLSKHRRVHTGERPYECSECEKSFTSVSALGYHQRVHTGERPYKCSDCGKSFTNSSILVRHRRVHTGERPHECSDCGKSFTQRIHLIIHRRVHTGERPYECSECGKSFTSRSTLHYHQRVHTGEKPYDCLKCGKSFSRKSNLSQHQRIHTGKRP from the exons atggcggcggcggcgctgAGGGACCCGCCTCAG GGTGGTGTGACCTTTGAGGACGTTGCCCTGTCCTTTAGTTGGAAGGAATGGAAGCTCCTTGATGCGGCTCAGAGACGCCTGTACCATGATGTGATGGTGGAGAACTATGCACTTATATCCTCACTGG GCTTCTGGAGTGGAGAGGAGAAAGTTGAGACTTCCTTTGAACAGAGTGTTTCTGTGGCAGTGTCACAGGCCAGGACTTCCAAGGAACCTTCCTCTTCTCAGAAGACTCACCCCTGTGAAGTGTGTGGTCCAGTCTTGAGAGGTATTTTCCATTTGGCTGAGCAGCAGGGAACACAACACAGCAAGAAATTACTAAAGTGTAGGGCATGTGCAAAAGGATTTTCTTTCAGTACAGACCTTCGGCAGCACCAGGAGCCACACAAGCAAGAAAAACCACCCATAATCAGCGTGGACAGATCTTCATTTGTGAAGAGCTCCAATTTCCATGTGTCAGGAGAGCCTCTAACCAGCAAGCAAGTTGAGGATGACTTCAGAAGCACCTCAGAACATCTGAAGCAACAGGCCAGTCACACTGGGGAGAAGCCAAATACAGTCACCCACTGCATGGaaaatttacaaagcaaaaaaagTCATTGTACCAGGGGAGAATGCAAGAAAGCCATCAGTCCCAAACACACACTTGTTCAGGACCACAGTGCCTGCCCTGAAAGACAACGTTTTGTGTGCAGTAAATGTGGGAAAAAATTCAAGTATAAATCCTCATTTATTGTGCACCAGAAAGCCCACACTGGTGATAGGCTTTATGAGTGTGGTGACTGTGGAAAATCTTTCAGAGGAAGCTCAGCCCTCATTCAACATCGAAGAATTCATACTGGGGCAAGGCAGTACAAGTGCAGCAAATGTGGGAAATCCTTTAGCCAAGAATTCGTCCTCATTTATCCTCAGAGGAGTAACACTGGAGAAAATTGCCATGTGTGCTATCATTGTGCACAGTCTTCTGGCCATAGCTCCATCTTTATTCAACAACGGACAGTTCACACTGGAGAAATCAGTTATGAATGCACTGAGTGTAGGAAGTCCTTTAAACGAAAATCAGATGTAATTGAACACTGGAGGGTTCATACAGGAGAAAGGCCTTATGAGTGcaatgaatgtgggaaatcttttacTTCTAACTCTGCCCTCCATTatcatcagagagttcacactggagaaaagacTCATAAATGTGGGGAATGTGGGAAGTCTTTTACCTCTAGCTCTGGCCTGCGTtatcatcagagaattcacacagGAGAAAGGCCATATGAGTGTACTGATTGTGGGAAGTCTTTTACCCAAATAAACCATCTCATTATACACCGAAGAATTCACACAGGAGAAAGGCCTTatgagtgcagtgaatgtgggaaatcctTTAGCCATAAATCTTACCTGTCTCAACACCagagagttcacactggagaaaggccttttgaatgtaatgaatgtggaaaaTCTTTTACCTCTGGTTCTGCCCTCTGTTatcatcagagagttcacacaGGAGAAAAACCTTATGAGTGCACTGACTGTGGGAAATCCTTTACCAATGGACCAATACTCATCCGACACCGTCGAGTTCACACAGGAGAAAGGCCTTATGAATGCAATGAGTGTGGGAAATCCTTTACCCAAAGAAATCATCTCAACATACACCAGAGAGTTCACACAGGAGAGAGGCCTTATGAGTGCAGCGAATGTGGGAAATGTTTTACCTCTGGCTCTGCCCTTCGTTATCATCAGAAAATTCACATTGGAGAAAGGCCTTATGAGTGCAGCGAATGTGAGAAGTCTTTTACCTCTAACTCTGCCCTCCGTTGtcatcagagagttcacacaGGAGAAAGGCCTTTTGactgcagtgaatgtgggaaatcttttaGGGATAGTTCCCAGTTGAATCAACACCAGAGggttcacactggagaaaagccttatGAATGTACGGATTGTGGGAGATCCTTTAGCCAGAATTCATACCTCTCTAAACACCGgagagttcacactggagaaaggccttatgaGTGCAGTGAATGTGAGAAGTCTTTTACTTCTGTTTCTGCCCTTGGCTatcatcagagagttcacactggagaaCGGCCTTATAAGTGCAGTGACTGTGGGAAATCTTTTACCAATAGCTCGATACTCGTTCGACATCGGAGAGTTCACACAGGAGAAAGGCCTCATGAATGCAGTGACTGTGGGAAATCCTTTACCCAAAGAATTCACCTCATTATTCACCGGCGAGTTCACACAGGAGAAAGGCCTTAtgaatgcagtgaatgtgggaaatctttcACCTCTCGTTCCACCCTTCATTatcatcagagagttcacacGGGAGAAAAGCCGTATGACTGCCTCAAATGTGGGAAGTCTTTTAGCCGAAAATCTAACCTCTCTCagcatcagagaattcacactggaAAAAGGCCTTAG